The Bacteroidales bacterium region ATCTCCCCTCAGTTCGCCATTCGCTTTTCCTTCTTGAATTAGAGCCAGCATAAATTCCTGGTTTTCCTTAATCAATTCTGCAACTTTCTCGGAAAGTTCGCTGTCATTCTGAAAAATCTCTTCTGCGAAGATCACCGAGACAATTGCCGGATTGGCCTCAAAAAATTTACCCAGATTGTTTAGCGTTGCCTGTATCTTTTCATAGGTAGTACTGTCCGTTGAACGGGCTGATGTCTGAAAGGCCTTCATTTTTTCCCGGAACATATCAAGAATGGCGGAGAGGATCTGTTTTTTGTTTTCAAAATGCCGGTAGATTGCTCCTTCCGTAACTCCCGTTTCCTTTGCCAGATTTTTTATGGTAAGTCCTTGTATCCCCTTTTGATCAATAAGCCTTATGGCTTTATCGATGATCTGTTCCTGTCTTTGGGTAAGTTCTGTCATACAAGCGTATTTATCGCAAAATTACATTTTATGGAGAAAAAAAGAAAATTTATCCGGATGAGGCACGGAGGTGTGATGTTCAAAATAACAAATGGTATAACATGTATAGAATGATAAAATCTCTATCAGAGTCCTTGCAGTTTACTCAGGAGCCGTTATCTGGTATGATGTATTTTTCAGTCTTCTTTCCAGCAGTAAGGCGATAAGGATAAAAACGGGTATGGTGAGGATCAAACGCAGAACAGAAAATTTCAACCCCAGAAAACCGATCTCAAAGGTGAGCATGGGAATTTTGGCGGCGCTGAACATGCCCACATAAATGAAAATGTTGCGCAGGCTCGTTCCTTTTTTCCAGAGCAGATGTGCAAAAGGGAAAGCCACATACAACGATCCCGGCTGGATAACAGCGAGCAGGATCATGAGTCCCATCCCTTTCATCCCCGAGCCCTTACCTACATGCTTTTCAATTTTTTCTTTGGGTATCCATACATCGAACAGCCCGATCAGGATGAAAATGCAGGGGAGGAT contains the following coding sequences:
- a CDS encoding TetR/AcrR family transcriptional regulator, with the protein product MTELTQRQEQIIDKAIRLIDQKGIQGLTIKNLAKETGVTEGAIYRHFENKKQILSAILDMFREKMKAFQTSARSTDSTTYEKIQATLNNLGKFFEANPAIVSVIFAEEIFQNDSELSEKVAELIKENQEFMLALIQEGKANGELRGDLDDQMMVNNILGTFRLIVKMWKMEEFSLSLEGSLKDFLDYLKITIFK
- a CDS encoding permease — protein: MNRQLRKYKFDLPVILIFAIFIGVSYIADFSTGEELFQTTFWRFMKEMLMILPCIFILIGLFDVWIPKEKIEKHVGKGSGMKGMGLMILLAVIQPGSLYVAFPFAHLLWKKGTSLRNIFIYVGMFSAAKIPMLTFEIGFLGLKFSVLRLILTIPVFILIALLLERRLKNTSYQITAPE